A stretch of DNA from Megalops cyprinoides isolate fMegCyp1 chromosome 17, fMegCyp1.pri, whole genome shotgun sequence:
TACTACTGGAAATGAGCAAGTTATATGTCTGTACCGTACCTGAGGTTATGTCTATGCTGTGGCGATCCTCCTCCAGTCGTCTGATTTTCTCCTCCAGCTCACTCTGCACCGtatcaaacagcagcagcttttCGCTCTGAGAGACAGGGTCTGGGTTAGGAGCTCTGCGGCAGAGGACCTCACCAGTGACCCACATTAACAACACGCTAAAAAGCAAAGAGGGGCTGGTCTATTGGCACGAGCAAGGAAAGGGGGTGTGACGCCGCGGGGGAACACTCACCTCCCAGTGCTGGAAGGCAGCTTGCACCTCGCAGTCGTACTTGTTCTTCACAGACTCCAAGCACAGCTCCCGATAGATCCCTGtgcacagcaacacacctgAGCAGGGGGGCCATTTTAAAAGGGGCCTcctctgttacattacattaggcACAGCCAGCAGTGGTACATGGGGTTTAAGTGGGGGCTCAGATCACAAAGGCTGCAGGTTCCTTTTCCtaggtggggcactgctttgAGTACCCTTGAAAAGGCTTCTGAAATGGCAGGACTCTATAACTGAACAACATGTGGACACATAAGTCTCCCAGAGAGATTGCCCGTGTCCAGggcaacttgcatagcttacacTTGACAAATCCATTTGTATCACAGATGCAATTCAGGTCAAGGACCCTGCCCAAGGGCACAATGCCCACGCTACACTAGGGGCTTGTCCTTCTTTCGGCAACCCCAATTTCTTCAGCATTATGCCACCCTGCTTTCGTAGATAAGATATGCCTGTTtgtatcatttattcatttcatcttGCTCAAATGCCACTGTCAGTCTTTATATGGGCTAGAGCAGACAACTGATGTTAAAGAGCAGGGCCGTTGTCATTATATTATAgtacaaaaatatgaatggaaTGAACAGACACGAGGGGGGAGTTTCCCTCAGAAAAAGGAGACCCACCTGCGACTTTGGTTCTGATCTGCATGCTCTCCTGCAGGTTGGCCAGGGGTTCCAGATACTCCGGGGCGTTGCCTGCGATCACCTCCTGTAACTTCAGGTCCACCTGGCTCAACCTTTCCTTGTAAAGCCTGCCCGGAAACAAACGTCAAATCACACCTCGATTCGAAAACAAGCACGGGCGTGATACCCACTACTGCTGTTCTCAACCAAGCCTGATGCAGGTTGCGGCATCCGAGTGGAAATTTACAGAAGGGGAAAATGACAATTTCTTACTGGTCTTTAAGGTCAGTGAACTGTTTCTCTAGATTCGTCATTTCGTCTAAGCATTCCATTCTTCTCCTTTCGCAGTCCTCATCGTCCATCTCTACCAACACAAAGATCACAAAAGCGTTTGACATTCAGATTCCTATGCATAGTCGTAATTCAGTAattcaaaatatgtaaacagGTCATGGTTTCTAACGGTACACCTAGGTAGCTAATAAACGTGTAATTATGAcaaatttaataaacaaaaatagcaCATGCAGTACATCTAGCTATGTAACGCAATGCattaaaatttataaaatggTAGCTACGATAACAGGTTAATTCTCACTGTGTAATCAAAGTACACTGAATTACACTATCATTCCACTTAACCCTAagtccctaaccctaaccctaaacatCGCAATGCGTGACAACTGTCAATGAAGCTCAAATCCGAAGCTTCACCTAGCCCGCTCGCTCGTTTCTTAGCTCGCAACTCGTGCAGCTAGCCTTCAATTAATGCAAAGACACATTGTGCCAGATCAATCTTTCCAAACTGACTACCTGTTGGCaagcaatgcaaataaacatgcacTGCATGGCTCTACGGAGGGATGTCTAGCTATGTGCATACAGTAACTGCATCTTGCAAACTACGAGTATgaaatttacttttttccagTCACCCACCATCACACAACTAGAAGGAGcatgttagctagcaagctgacTGTCAAGCAGTGGCATCAAGCAATGCAGCACAGTAACCAAGTTGCGTGCCAACTAATCAAGGCGAAAAAGCAGGCaaggtagctaactagccagaTAGCTTGCTGGACAAGCTTTTTCAAGTACCAACCTGAACTGTCTCCATCTTCAGAAACAGACGAGCTTTCGGTGTCCTCTTCGTCTGAACTGCTCGCCTCTTGCTCCGGATAATCCACCTCCATTTCTTCGTGATTACTCTCCTTCTTTTCACGGGAGTACACTGGCATCTTGCGGCTTTCAATATAACGGAggaacaaaaatcaaaaatgaaaaattcgTGTACTGTTTCTCGAAATACAAGAAACTCAACTAGAAAAACAATGGAAGGACAACATATAGTTCGAAATATGGCCACCTTAAGTAACCAATCATAAGCAATAGAAAGAGCAATTTCTCGAGACTTATAGTCCAATCAAAAAACGTATCAATTTTCATACTACGATGGTAGAATGGCGCCGAATTTGCTACAGGGAGTTgtagtttatttgtttatagGTGTTATATATCCCTGTTATATTCAGGGAGCCCGAGAGGGAAGCACTGGGACTACAATTCCCGATAAAAACCGCTGACCGTGGGCGTTACTTTTCTGCGAGGGAAGGCGGGGGTTTAAAGGGTGCAAAATGGCTCTTGTGTTGACTTCCGGATGGCAGAAACGAGGATGGGAAAAGCATGTATGACAGTTCATAATATCACTTCGCATGAAAAGTTAACTATATATGATATCGTTGGggtctttcttttatttctctcatatgtaatatatgtgtgcgtatgcattCAACAACTACGCTGCAGAAGTTAATCACATACATTTTGCTCCCAGATTGTCAGTGTCTCAGTATTGTCTTACATTAACGATAAATCTTACCCCCAAGACATTGTTTTGACCTGTAAGAAGCCAGTTGTCTGCAAGGGAAATGTTTCTAGTTTACTGAGTGGGTCTCTCAAAAGACCATTTACTTTAAAGGGAACTTTGGTCTGATCTGTGGAGAAGTATGTTTTACCAATGATCAAACTGGTGATTAACATTACTTCTAatctcagggaaagtgtttggttggatgtgaCGAATGCACAATCAGTGGCTGTCAAGGCGGCATCCCAATACTGCAAAATTACATCCTTTCCTGAGTTCCTGCATCCTCGCATCCCATGTCACCCAGAAAGTGATCGCCTCCTTGAGCAAGATTCCAATTCTGTAGGAGACATACGACATAAGCAAAACATATCACATTGTTTGTCTCCACCGGTGTAAGATGCATTCGTGTATCCTCATGCACAGTTTTTCAAGGATTTATGACATAAACTGCCATACACGttacattctgttcattttttaattgctcTAAACAAATAGTCACcatagaaataaaaaacaaatatacaacaTAAGCAGCCAGAGTACAATGACAAACCACAATACAGATAAATCATATTTTGCCAACGACTGCACACATCTTATGGATTGTTCACAGCAAAGAGCATAAAGAGgtgatgtaatattttaaatcttaCTTAAAAACTCTAtaaattgaatttttatttttaaaaattccattttaaagtaaaatagtttccattatattacattacattacatgca
This window harbors:
- the LOC118792190 gene encoding breast cancer metastasis-suppressor 1-like protein-A, translated to MPVYSREKKESNHEEMEVDYPEQEASSSDEEDTESSSVSEDGDSSEMDDEDCERRRMECLDEMTNLEKQFTDLKDQLYKERLSQVDLKLQEVIAGNAPEYLEPLANLQESMQIRTKVAGIYRELCLESVKNKYDCEVQAAFQHWESEKLLLFDTVQSELEEKIRRLEEDRHSIDITSELWNDGLQSRKNKKKDPFSPDKKKKPVVVSGPYIVYMLKDLDILEDWTAIRKAMATLGPPRVKADVTAKSEKYPHSARSEDGHLFYDGEVYSRGQTICIHKKDEYPTSAIITTINHDEVWFKRLDGSKSKLYISQLQKGRYTMKHS